A region of the Thamnophis elegans isolate rThaEle1 chromosome 1, rThaEle1.pri, whole genome shotgun sequence genome:
CTGTTCTTCTGAATTGCAAGGAAGTCTAACATCCTACCCTCTTAGCAATAGCTTCTCATTATGTATTGGAAAAGGGAAAGCATGACCATCTGTCTTGTCTCAGCAGGTGGACTTGAAGGTCACGGTGCAGGTGGTGTTCAGCTTACCTGAAACTGAGTATCACCTGACttgtgattaggggactggaggctaaaatatataaagaacagttgcaggaactggacatgtccagtttaatgaaaagaaggactagggatgacatgatagcagtcttccaatatcttaggggctgccacaaagaaaagggagtctggatgttctccaaagcacttgagggtaggacaagaagcaattggtggaaaataatcaagtagagaagcaacttagaactaaggagaaattttctgacagtaagaacaattaatcagtggaacaacttgcctccagaagttgtgaatgctccaacactggacatttttaagaagatgttggatagccatttgtctgaagtggtatatggtttcctgcctaagcagggggttggactagaagacctccaagatccctttcatttctattctattctattctattccattccattccattccactccactccattgtGCTATAGTTTGTCCAGAGGGCTAAGGGCCAAGGTGCTAGCATATTGATCAATTGTAGCCTCATAAATGTGATCAGTAATGTTGGTTTTATCTGGAAGACCTGGTTTATTCTTCCATGTCAAGGAATGAAATTAGAACTCATTTGTAATCCCTTAAAAATAGAAGGATTATTCAAGATTTGAATCCAATTTAAACTCTGCAGGAGTGTTGCCTAAGAATGGGTTAGAGCCTGAGAAATTAGTCTtctctaaagcatttttttttaaagtcaattgaATGACAAAGCACGGAATTCAGAAAAGCCTCAAAAAACATGCTGAAACATCGTGATCATGAACCCAAATTGAAACACTTTTGATTACAATAAATAAAGTGTGAAACTTCCTGTTGGAAACTAATAGCcacatctttattttatttaaaaataaattaatttttaaattccaAGTTGATCATAGAATCCTCACTGGGGCAACTGACCTTAATGAAGGATAGAAGATTGgccaattgttatttattaataaatattagGTGATTAGTCATATCACAGTTTTTCCAATTATTTGATGGACATttcaaatcaaaaataaaaatggccaaaaatcaaagtttccAATACCTGCATCAATCATAGGTTCTTTTGCCTCATTATATTCTCTCTACAATTCAGATTGGGTCTTAGtaggataatgtagcatttggggaaaaagatgcaagccaagagaccagccccagaggccaagatagagaagatctccacagccactatggacttccctttggtgctcaggtaggtgggaaggaaggagatccaaacactgcaaaagaccagcatgctgaaagtaatgaacttggcttcattgaaactatCTGGTaatttcctagccagaaaggcCACAGTAAAACTGACCAAGGCCAGGAAACCCAGGTAGGCGAGGACAGCGTAAAACATTGAAgctgagccttcattacattctaAGATGATCTCTCCAATCAATGAGTGGAAGTCCAAGTTCGGAAATGGTGGAGATATTATCAGCCAAATGGCACAAAGAACTGCTTGCACCAGGGGGCATCCAAAGCCTATGGAGTTGGTCAgaggttttcctaagagtttccttgtcctgtttcctggcttggtagccatgaagGCTAGAATCACTATGACAGTTTTTGCTAATATAGaagaaactgcaagggaaaacaGAATGGAAAAGGCTGTTTGTCGTAAAAGACAAGTGAACTTCCCAGGTCGACTAAtgaagagaaaggaacaaagaaagCAGAAcagaagggagaccaggaggatgtagctgagatctcggttgttggccttgacaattggtGTGTCATGATGTTTATGGAAAATCATCAGAACCACCAAACTgatcacacagagagaaagtgttaaagaagctaaaatgtatcCCAGAGTATCTTGATAGGAAAGGAAGTGGAGCTTCTTGGCAATGCAATGGTCCTTGTCTTTGCAGGGGTATTGGTCTTCTGGACAAGGGTCACAGTGggctgcatctgaaatcaagaaTCTTTGTCTAAGATCACAGCAAGCAAATACTCTTTTTAATGGAGATTCAACAAACCATGTGAAATTCAAAAGGGCCCAAGATGAGTTGGAAGgcagttggaggtcttctagtccaacccattgctcaagcaggagatcctatactatttcagactagtggctgtccagtctctttttaaagatctccagtgatgaagcacccacaatttctggaggcaaatcattccgctgattaattcttctaactgtgcTTTATCTCTCCTGTTGTTTATTTTAGTGGTTTGAAATTTTGAATAGAGATATTAGACATGTTATACTTTGATAATAACATTATAtttaaaagagaatttttttctaGAGATTTCAGGGCCTTCCACATGAGTATTATCCCTCTCTTAATGCGAAATGACTATCCCATTTCTGCTGTGGCAAACGCACAATGTGAATGATTGAATGACCCACTATGCATTTGACAGTGGATCTAAATGGACAAACCATGCTTATTTTAGTGTGACCATAGAGATAAGTTCCAGGTTCCAATCTGGGTCGgccaccaggaccagaggttttgtcttctgaactttcagacttgtgctggagagaagttccctgaagatgggctccagcacgagtccaaaatctgagaagactaaacctctgatcctggtgactgacccagctTGGATCCTacaatattatcctgggacaaGTATAGTTGCCTTCATTCAATAGAGAGAGGTTCTCCAGAGACAGTAATCTTCTGTTGCAGCTAAAGTGGTAAGTTTCCTCTGGGGGGAAAATCAATCACTGGGCATGTCCATGACTACTATGGCTTATagagcctcccccaggctccgaagcctccagaggctgaaaatgggcctatatctggacttccagaacttctgggagacctggtttttgccctccccaggctcttgaAGCTTTCCTTGGGCTTCCAGAAAGGCAAAATTGTCCTCctgcaggctctggaggccctccatgggcccatttccagacttctgaaacttccaggaggcccatttttcatcttcccagagcctccgtgcgggccctgaacttacctggcATCCTAAACAGGTTACGTGGAGACTCCTGAAAAGAGATGGGAGGGGTAGGTGGGGCCAGGCAGTCCTTGAAACTATCTGTTCGCCGAACCAGGTGTAAAACTAGCATCcaattcacccgaaccggtctgaactagctgaatcccaccactggtccaacctCTCTGCTATATACTTCAGATCTGCTACTTCAGAAGTTTTCTTTCAGGAAATAGTGAGCAGAAACAGATAAATGAATCTCACATTTTTTCTGAGCAAGTTAaactattattctactatgcattttctattgtgggaaaatggtggTGGGGGAGATTATACGTAGTTAGATGatacgtagccataacaaaattcttttgagaaaaccaaggtcatcctctgtctttgcacttctgcacctgaccagaactggatgggtgaaactgccagcatggcagtggaagattggaccatgtgatggatttgtgggtgtggcggcaagatcatgaactttcaaccggATGGGGAaacccgggaagctttcagattttggttttcccagatgtgccaacatggatcttttaataaattggaactttgaggaatcctttgcctcggactctgctttacttttggatgctgtttggaaccctgactttttttaaaaaaaatcttgaatctCATACCACACTTTTCCAGGAAAGTTTGGTAGATGGTTTTCCCAATGGGATGTGAGAGTGGAAAGTTAAGTAGGCGACATGTAAACTGTACCCTAGAAATGGTTGCCCTTGTGGGCAGAATACTTTAGATCCATGGCTAAAAatctgcagagattctcagccatccaggtcatggttgtcccaaaggtgtgtttttaggaggcaactggacttccttgtttttttctttgaagacgtttcacttctcatccaagaagcttgcaAACCTAAAAGTATGTGAacgaccatctgtctgcaaggaatataaatccttccattctgcaccatccagtcagagctgaagaagcttcttggatgagaagtgaaatgtcttcaaagaaaaaacaagaaaatccatttgcctcctaaaaaaaagcacctttggaattttAGATCTATGAACTGAGAGCCTCTTCTGAAAACTAGGAATATTTTAAGCACATCAATCCTATTAAAATGACAAACATTAACATTTTTATCTACAGAATGGCTTTCTGTATGCTGGAAATTCTATATTTTAAGTAtgctctacctgtctgattagaaatggttCCTTCTGGGCAAAGGGCACATTGGTAGCAGGAAACCTGCTTGCCCTCTGGAAggcttctcctctctcctgcctggcacctcttcatgccacacctggcaaCGGGCACCTtctaaaagaggaaagagagatgcTTGAGATGGCCTAAGCAATGGGCATGCTTCATTTGTTCCTTTCCATATTCTTATCTCCATATTCAGTATGTGTCTAAAAGAAATTGTTCACCAGGGTCTACCAGAAGTAGGAAAATCTCTTGGGGGATTCAGTCCAGTGGCATTCCTAACACACCACATTGCAGATTGGAACTGGGATTTTGATAGCCCTATATTTGTGTGATAGTCCATGAAAATGGTCCATGGAAATCACTGTTGCTTGTTCTAACTGCATCCTGAGTTGGAAGCAAATATTTTTTCCCAATCCAAACCTTTTGTGGATCTGCCATAAATCAGACACCACATGCAAAACCTTACATTTGTTCTGACCGGCCCTCGCACAAGGAAGAAACAGACTCCCCGCAAAGAaaaccccctctttatttacACCTTGGGAATTAACTACATTCACCAACAGAAAGTCCAGGCAAGGAGTTAACAGAAACAATAGTCCTTATCAGCTCATTATGATAAATGCAAGGCCACcagaaggctgcaaattaagtcagAGAAATAGACAAACCTCAGTTCTGGCAAGGCAGTCTTTGTCACACGAAACACACAAGGAGCAAACTTTCCAGAAATgcaaatggttttttttccctcctattTATTTCTCAGCCAGGGAGGGGACAATCAATGTCCACATTTGTTTTGCTTCCTGAGCCGGCTCATTGTCCTCTGTTGTTCGCCTCTCCTATCTGCTCTGAGCATATGtgtatctggaacaggccccaggttttcctcctcctcactccaaaggcagctgcctctctggctGGGAAATGCCGGATGACCCTGGCTTTATCTCTGTGTCCAACactgagcatccatcagagccctccccaagctccagaactggcccaagtttttccccaacctcctcctcatcagagtctgctgccagctctgctggcagctggtgggcaCAACATTTTCAGCAAATGCCTGCTATATTTTCTGGCTCAACTGATCATTTTTCAAGTCAGAGGGATGTTTTACATCCCTAGAAGGGAATGTGTCTTACCCTCAATTACAACCTTTTGCCTTTCAACTCACCTTTGTGACCCAGATGATTGCATCAGAGTTAATTGTGAAGTCCAGACCTGGAGGAGTCCTATGATCTATTTGCCCAACTTTCATGGGGATAAAAGATTGATTAGGGAAGAAAAtccagttgagaagatcataacgagcagatcccagtccatcttctgagaaggagacttcatctccagcactgttgttgaagtgGACGGACCTCAAATAgggaagaatctgaaagaaaaagagatttcCACACATTGATGTAAAATAGGATAAACGCATTCTCCTTTCCCAATTCTACCCTTTTAAATATTACGCTTAattcatattattattttctttttagtaaTTGCTGTTTAATCTAGAGAATCAGAATAGACAGCCTTTTAATcctccttctcaagcaggagaccctatacaatttcagataggtggctgtcctatattgtcttaaaaacttccagtgttggagcatttacaacttttgaaggcaagtggttccactggttgattgtcctcactgtcaggaatttcaggttgcttctctctttgattggtttccatccattgtttcttgcctcgccttctggtgctttagaaaataagttgatcccctcttctttgaggcagcccctcaaatactggaataccgcTAACATGCCAACCCTAGTCCTGcttaataatataaataacataaaccagcaatagaatataatccatccaatgcagaggtggtattcagcaagttctgaccagttctggagaacctgtagcagaaattttgagtagttcggagaatcagtaaatactacctctgactggcctattctctattctctgcctcctgggtcccagctgatcggaagggaatggggattttgcagtatccttcccctggagtaggctGGGGAtgcagattttatagtattcttcctctgccacaccaaTCAaatcatgcccaccaaaccaagccacacccaccaagccatgcccacagaactggtagtaaaaaatttcaatcccaccactgatccaattaAGACAAATTTTAAAAGAACTGGTTTTAACAATCTCAGAGAGGACCTAAGAAACAATCCATAGTTTGATCAGAGGTCCATtaatatagaaatatttaatCAGTAATTCAAGAAATAATTGGGGGATACAGATACACTTCTCTAAGGATCTGTGGACTGGGTGAAAAATCCCAGAGATTACCTTCCATGATTGGACATTTGAGATCCTCTTTCCAAACCTCTTCATGGCTGGTCTCATTCCTGATCCATACATTGCATGTAATGCATGTGCCAGAGCATAAATGGCATTATAGACATTGTAACTGTCACCTGTCATGCTTGTCTCAAATATGAAAGCTGGCAGAGTCTGCAAATTCTCCTTTCCCGTGCATGTTTTGTCTTCCACATTCGAGGTTTTGCCTTCTTTGTAGAACTTGCAGTCAAAGACCCTTTCCCACCATTGCAGAAGAAAGATGTCACCCTGTGAGTTGAAAGGATCTAAAGACAGGAGGAAGTGGCTGAATTCTGGGACATCCCCAGTGTGGTCCCTAAAATGCAAAGCCCCGTGGAAGGGCTTCATATATTCCAGGGTGTCTAGCGATCCCATCCCACTAAGTTCACAGTGGGATGTTATTACCCAGACTTTGCCATACGATGTTTTTATCCATTGTTCATAAGAATACAGAGCACCCTGCAAAGTTGCAATTATTCTGTAGTCTCCAAAGAGGACAATCACTTCAATTTTAAAGGAAGATTTCAAAAGCCAAAGGAATCTGAGCATTGTATTTGAAAGGTCATCTGATTTCAACCTTTtagtgaaggccaggcagatctccttctccttcagcatCGGCATCAGAGATGAGATAAAGCGTTCTCCACTGTCATCTTTAGAGACCAAGAgtccaacccagttccactggaaatacaggagcagctggactatACCCACATTCTGAGGAAATTCCCTGGGATTAAcccggaagaaggaaggataaactgaTTTCTCCCCCTGAGAGAACTCAAAGCCAAGACCGAGCTGGAGAAAGTGAGATTCTTCTTTCAAAGACAAAGTAAAGTTTTATGGTGACTTTAGTGTTCATTGTTGTATGGTTGATTGCCCCACTAGCCAGCCTGATTCACTCTGAGTGGCAAAACTAAGTTCTTCCCTTCTAAGGAAGATCCACTAGTAGTTTTCATGATTTGTCAAGGGAACAAGCCATCAACCTGATTTAAAGACTAATGCACTGAAAAGTGACTACACTTTTATGAAGAATACATGAGGAAGGCATTATCTTGAGAAGTTCAGCATGTAGGAAATATCTCATAACTTATCTCTTTGGGGTTATTTAAAAACATATCTTGACCTAACAATGAATTCAACTGCAGGATGGATTCTCTATGTGATACGCCTGCTTTGACCTTCTCCCCCAGCCCCAGTTCCATCTTTGGCTTCTGCTTCTGTTGTTTCTCTGCTCCATACCACATTcccttacctgtgggaccttgaagatgctgaagatggaggccatctgccttgaggATTTGGAATTGAGACCTCCAATGACAGAGAGCAGAGTCCTGCCTGTCGCATTTATAACCTGGAACCATTTGGCCTCGCGTggagagcaaggagagactagtTAAATAAATCCTCATCTCAATCTGGTGATTGTCATAGATGTGGAAAccaagggtgatgttggggagGAGAACCAGATTCTTGTTGATCTCTGTGACTGCAAACATCAAGGCCCGGAACTGCTGGTACTTCATGGGTATGAGgctatagtaatagcaatagtaatagcatttagagttatatattgctttacagtgcttttacagtcctctctaaaccATTTACAACCTATTGctccacacagtctgggtcctaattttaccgatctcggaagggtggaagccttagtcaaccttgagcaagtcaggatcgaactcctggcactgGGCATATCTAGCCTccaatagtgcattctaaccactgtgccaccattcaGGAAAGCTGATGTCTGTTGTGGGAGATTGCTTTGCCTTTTGTGTTATGCTTTGGAGCTGTAAGTGCCAggttttattggattttttttaaaaaaaggatattgTTTGATTAAACTTGGATGGCTTTGTTAGAAAGAAGAAATATCTGTCtgttcagataaatggttatccaacatcttcttaaaaacgtccagtgttgcagcatttacaatttctgggggcaagcagttccactgataaattgttctgactgtcaggaaaattcttttcagttctaagttgcttctttcctccatgagtttccacccattgtttatTATCCTAACCTCAGGTGTTGTGGCAGCCTGTGAGATATTaaaacactgctgtcatgtctcccctagttcttcttttcactaaacaagacatacccatttcctgcaactgttcttgatatgttttagcctccaatcccctaatcatcttagttgctcttctctgcattctctctagagtctcaacatcctttttatatcatggcgaccaaaactggatgctgtattccaagtgtgccctTACCCAGGcaatataaagtgatattaacatatCAGTTCTTCAAATCAAGAACTTCTCCATTGTCCCTCCTTTCCTCACTTTGCTCCAGTTTCTGAAATAGGGAGCCTCCCTTCCTCAGATCTATTTCTCTAGGTTTTGAGTAGTACATCAAGTCCAATCCCAAGATGGGCAAATGATGTTCAATTGTATAATGGGAGGGAGCACTACAATTGTATAATGGGAGGGAGCACTACTTCGTATGTATGTCTGTAGTTACAAGGTTGAGGTATAATATTCTTTTTGGAAACAATAAAGGACAAACCGAAAAAGGGGCAAATCTGAAAGAGGTTCATAAGAATTAAAAAAGATTGTTTATAACTTTGCttacaaaggaaaattcaaagTAAAACCaacacatactttttaaaaaaatgcatattctaataaaaatacctaaaatgaaattcaatttccATATTTTTCACAAGAATGAAATTCTTTTCAAGAATTTCTGAAGTAAAGGACTGTCCTTGATAATAAACAATTTGTGGTCATTGTAGGTTAGGGCAGAGATACAAGCTGTCTTTTCAGTTCAGTATTTACTTCCTCGTCCCTGAAGCTATTCACTCTCATTACAGGAATGGTTGTGGATTCACTCAGATTGATAGTCCTGGTATGTCTTGGCTCTCTTCCACCCTAATCAATTGGGTCCCCTCTTGCAGCAGGTCTGTTTAACATTGCTAATGTCTGCAGGGTCACAGCATTGATTTACTGAAGGCCCTTATGCACGAGAACTGCTAATTCCAAAACTGATATTTTTTAAACATGAACCACCcctggaacagaacagaacttttACTGGAGTTTTCAACCTTGACtttttccaaattaaaattataaaatatttttttcagtagcCAGGTCAATTTCTAAGATGTGGTCCCTGCCCATCTGTATGTTGTTTATTGTCTTCCTGATGAAGACTTAGGATTCTAAGGAAAGGACAAAGATTCGAATTACACCAAGACATCGCAAACATCCCTAGAAGAAGCATTTCTGAAAATGGTCCTGAATCTGAACAAAGCAAACCATCATCTACATCTTTTCCCTCCAGGCAGAACTTACAACAGTGAGATAGGAGGCAGGGATGGGTGATTTTTAAAGTCTGGGAAGTTGGAGGAAATGATTGTTTTCAGGAGCAAGTTCCCACTGATAATGAGATCACCAGGCTTGTAATAGTCTCTTGGAATCCGGAAAGGGTTTTTCATCACACATACAGTTTGCATCCTCTTAGCAGTAGTTGGAGGCAGCAGCCAGAAGTGCAGCAGAAGGAGAGGCATCCTGTTCATTCTTGTCACCTTCCCTCCTAGATCAGAAATCAAGGTTTGTGCAGAAGCTAAATTGCAGGTATCACCTGAATTCTCATCAGAGCTTTAGCACAATGGAGACCAGCCTTGTCACCTGATCAACCATGCTTCATTTTACCTGTGTTTGGGCTGTGGCCAGTTCAGTCTCCCCAAACTCTTAGCTCTTTGCAAGACAAAGTGACGTGGCTTACTCCCAACTGGAGAATTGAGAGCAtgttttttaaagcatgttttatCTTGGAAGATGTATTTGAGATAGAAATCCATAGGGGATACACTAGCAATGACTGTACTTGGGATAATTGCAATGAAAAAAACTTTTTCCTGCCCACTGAGCAATAGATGATGTTTGCACATCAAAGAGGGGAAAACATGTTTGTATCTCTTGTTGTTAATCCACAGACCAGATGGTGTTGAGAGTCAAGGTGAAGTTGGGTATTTGATCTCTGTGACCTCATTAAAAAAGATAGAGTTGACTTGTGTCATAGTTTGTTCAGATACTATAAATGCTAATGGGCCATGGTGGTACATGAAAATCAGTTGTACCCTAGTAAGTGTGAGCAAGCATATCAATGCTTAGATGGAATAACTGGTTTATTTATCCACACATGGCAGGGCATGAAATTATAAACccggtgtcagggttccaagtaatacacccatttCAAACAGAACTCGGAGGCAGgttgattcctcaaagaacagttttatttggAGATATCCCCTTGACACAGACTGGTGGAATTCCAACTCTGAGAGTTCCTGCATTTTCCACCTCATTATAAAAAGTGAAAGTTTCCTGTTCTCTCAAACAATCAGTTACATTGTCCAATCTGGGTGCTGGCTGGTTGCCTGGttacttttcttctcttcctctggcCAGCCAGCAGTTGGAATGTCCTTAGATCATTAGAGAACTATTTtgctttggctacaaaaccccagctatctctacacgCCCCCAGCTCCAGGCTGTGTGAAGCTTGAAGCCATGTGAAGAAAAATCTCTATAGAAAAAATCGACAGAAAGCCACAGCCACAtcggcttcagggttgacactcaGGTAATAAGAATGGGTGCATGGTGTTATGTGGTTGTCTGCTTTGTATCTACTTTCAGTCAGTATTGGTTGGAGATGAGAAACTGAGTCCAACCCATTTTTGCCAAGGTACCTCAGTCAGGTCTTCTCAATTCCAAGTCAGGAATCAACCATATGctgataatattcaattatacaaCCATTGACTGCTGATTTGTCCTAGTGCCTGAAGGCTGTTGGATAGGGAGGAACAGTCTCAGTTTGAATCCTAGCAAAATTAAGCAGCTGTGGATGATTGGTCTTCCCAGGATTGGAACTTTTATTTTGTGTTCTGCATGATATCGTACTGCCATGCCTGGGATGGTTGTACTATCTGGGGTGGGGGGTCTTTTGGGGCCTGTATACTTTCCCATCTGATATTAGATCTACTCCTGTGTGCCCCaacctatttaaaaataaatattctgggACACATTTGGGGTCTGAACTCTTGTTCTCAATTTTATTGTACCTCTCATTGTTTATACATTCACTGAATAATGTTTTGTATTATAAACGAACAAAGGAAACACAGCTAAAGCTTAGTACTGCTCTTCATATCTTTTCTTCCTTGCAGACAAAATTCTCTTGGGGaattgtgcagcagctgcccataGGAGACACGAACACAAATTTGTAGCCTTACATACATAT
Encoded here:
- the LOC116507021 gene encoding vomeronasal type-2 receptor 26-like, with protein sequence MKYQQFRALMFAVTEINKNLVLLPNITLGFHIYDNHQIEMRIYLTSLSLLSTRGQMVPEESHFLQLGLGFEFSQGEKSVYPSFFRVNPREFPQNVGIVQLLLYFQWNWVGLLVSKDDSGERFISSLMPMLKEKEICLAFTKRLKSDDLSNTMLRFLWLLKSSFKIEVIVLFGDYRIIATLQGALYSYEQWIKTSYGKVWVITSHCELSGMGSLDTLEYMKPFHGALHFRDHTGDVPEFSHFLLSLDPFNSQGDIFLLQWWERVFDCKFYKEGKTSNVEDKTCTGKENLQTLPAFIFETSMTGDSYNVYNAIYALAHALHAMYGSGMRPAMKRFGKRISNVQSWKESPRNLFRMPDAAHCDPCPEDQYPCKDKDHCIAKKLHFLSYQDTLGYILASLTLSLCVISLVVLMIFHKHHDTPIVKANNRDLSYILLVSLLFCFLCSFLFISRPGKFTCLLRQTAFSILFSLAVSSILAKTVIVILAFMATKPGNRTRKLLGKPLTNSIGFGCPLVQAVLCAIWLIISPPFPNLDFHSLIGEIILECNEGSASMFYAVLAYLGFLALVSFTVAFLARKLPDSFNEAKFITFSMLVFCSVWISFLPTYLSTKGKSIVAVEIFSILASGAGLLACIFFPKCYIILLRPNLNCRENIMRQKNL